In one Gemmatimonadota bacterium genomic region, the following are encoded:
- a CDS encoding threonine/serine dehydratase, with translation MNLVDRIEAAESRIRAQVRETPLVLCPSLSAETGGRVFLKLENQQLTGSFKVRGALNKMLSLSADERARGVVTASSGNHGVAVAYAGKLAGVVPMVYLADNAAPSKVAKILKLGARIEIFGNDSGLSEVEARRVSERTGQVYLSPYNDWDVVAGQGTIGIELLRQCPSLSAVVVSVGGGGLIGGIATWLKAHRPEFLVLGSSPKNSCVMAESVARGEILDLPSLPTLSDGTAGGVEAGALTFDLCRDLVDQYDLPEESDIVAALRLLFEEERLVVEGAAAVAVATLRRHPDRVAGRDVAVVLCGGNIGAEVWCRAVTPGESGA, from the coding sequence ATGAACCTCGTCGATCGGATCGAGGCCGCCGAGTCGCGGATCCGGGCTCAGGTTCGGGAAACGCCGCTGGTGCTGTGTCCGAGTCTCTCGGCGGAGACCGGTGGGCGGGTATTCCTGAAACTCGAGAATCAGCAGCTCACCGGTTCGTTCAAAGTGCGTGGTGCGCTCAACAAGATGTTGTCGCTCTCGGCTGACGAGCGGGCCCGGGGTGTGGTCACGGCGTCGAGCGGCAACCACGGCGTGGCGGTCGCGTATGCCGGGAAGTTGGCGGGCGTGGTGCCGATGGTATACCTGGCGGACAACGCCGCGCCGTCCAAGGTGGCCAAGATTCTGAAGTTGGGCGCCCGGATCGAGATCTTCGGCAATGACTCCGGGTTGTCGGAGGTCGAGGCCCGGCGGGTCAGTGAACGAACCGGTCAGGTCTACCTGTCACCCTACAACGACTGGGACGTCGTGGCGGGGCAGGGCACCATCGGCATCGAGTTGCTCCGGCAGTGCCCCTCGCTCAGCGCGGTGGTCGTGTCGGTCGGGGGTGGTGGGTTGATCGGTGGTATCGCGACGTGGCTCAAAGCCCATCGTCCCGAATTCTTGGTCCTCGGCTCATCGCCGAAGAACTCATGCGTCATGGCCGAGTCGGTGGCTCGAGGCGAGATTCTTGACTTGCCCTCGCTCCCGACCTTATCGGACGGAACCGCGGGAGGCGTCGAGGCCGGTGCCTTGACGTTTGACCTCTGCCGTGACTTGGTGGATCAGTACGATCTGCCCGAGGAATCGGACATCGTGGCAGCCCTCCGGCTCTTGTTCGAGGAGGAGCGTCTGGTGGTGGAGGGGGCGGCGGCCGTGGCGGTGGCTACCTTGCGACGACATCCCGACCGAGTGGCCGGTCGAGATGTCGCCGTGGTCCTCTGCGGCGGTAACATTGGTGCTGAGGTGTGGTGCCGGGCGGTCACGCCGGGGGAATCCGGAGCGTGA
- the mtnA gene encoding S-methyl-5-thioribose-1-phosphate isomerase: MRVGDRWYRTIWVEDDGWTVAVIDQTALPGTLVIARLQSLDDVADAICRMRVRGAPLIGVAAAYGVALALRTDPSDAGLSRAVATLGMTRPTAINLQWALDRVVGHLEALSPADRPQAGSDYAARLADDDAATCRAIGEHGEPLLRALFEQNGRTRPVNVLTHCNAGWLATVDWGTALAPIYLAHDRGVPLHVWVDETRPRNQGLLTAWELAGHGVPCTVIADNAGGHLMRTGQVDCCLVGTDRTTRQGDVANKIGTYLKALAAADTGTPFYVAAPSSSIDWTLTKGSDIPIEERSGAELGHGPGVSVANPAFDVTPARLVTGLLTERGLAEPSLEGLARLFPEGSR; the protein is encoded by the coding sequence ATGCGGGTCGGCGACCGCTGGTACCGAACGATCTGGGTTGAGGACGACGGCTGGACCGTGGCGGTCATCGATCAGACCGCCTTGCCCGGAACACTGGTCATTGCGCGGCTGCAGTCGCTCGACGACGTGGCCGATGCGATTTGCCGGATGCGGGTCCGTGGCGCGCCGCTGATCGGGGTGGCCGCCGCCTACGGCGTTGCCTTGGCCCTGCGAACCGACCCCAGTGACGCCGGGCTGTCGCGGGCCGTCGCAACGTTAGGCATGACTCGGCCGACCGCGATCAACCTCCAGTGGGCGCTCGACCGAGTGGTCGGCCATTTGGAGGCGTTGTCGCCCGCTGACCGGCCGCAGGCCGGCTCCGACTACGCCGCTCGCTTGGCCGATGACGACGCGGCCACCTGCCGGGCGATTGGTGAGCACGGCGAGCCGTTGCTTCGCGCCCTCTTTGAGCAGAACGGCCGGACTCGACCGGTCAATGTCTTGACCCACTGCAACGCCGGGTGGCTCGCGACGGTGGATTGGGGCACCGCGCTGGCGCCGATCTACCTGGCCCACGATCGAGGCGTCCCGCTCCATGTCTGGGTCGACGAGACCCGGCCCCGAAACCAGGGCCTCCTGACGGCCTGGGAACTGGCCGGTCACGGGGTGCCCTGCACGGTCATTGCCGACAACGCGGGCGGCCACCTGATGCGAACCGGCCAAGTCGACTGCTGCCTGGTCGGGACCGACCGGACCACCCGTCAGGGCGATGTTGCCAACAAGATCGGGACCTACCTCAAAGCGCTGGCCGCCGCCGACACCGGGACTCCTTTCTACGTCGCGGCCCCGTCCTCGAGCATCGACTGGACGTTGACCAAGGGCAGCGACATTCCGATCGAGGAACGATCCGGAGCGGAGCTTGGCCATGGGCCCGGCGTTTCGGTAGCCAATCCAGCCTTCGACGTGACGCCGGCGCGTTTGGTCACCGGGCTGCTGACCGAACGCGGCCTTGCCGAACCATCGCTCGAGGGCCTGGCCCGACTTTTTCCGGAGGGCAGCCGATGA
- a CDS encoding adenine phosphoribosyltransferase yields the protein MGPTTPRHRGAGTVKDLKALVRSIPDYPKPGILFRDITTLMADGPAFRELVDRFTSRYRNERIDRVAGIEARGFILGGAVAERLGAGFVPIRKKGKLPSATIGRDYQLEYGTDRVEIHRDAVGTGQRVMLIDDLIATGGTALAGLSLLGQLGATVVEACFAIDLPELGGRRRLEAVGCKTYCVMEFEGH from the coding sequence ATTGGTCCAACAACTCCGCGGCATCGCGGGGCGGGTACTGTGAAAGATCTCAAGGCTTTGGTCCGCTCGATTCCCGACTATCCCAAACCCGGGATTCTGTTTCGGGATATCACCACCCTGATGGCTGACGGACCGGCATTCCGCGAGCTCGTGGACCGGTTCACCTCCCGGTATCGCAACGAGCGGATCGACCGAGTGGCGGGGATCGAGGCCCGCGGGTTCATCCTGGGTGGCGCGGTGGCCGAGCGATTGGGTGCCGGGTTCGTGCCGATCCGAAAGAAGGGGAAGCTGCCTTCGGCCACGATTGGCCGCGACTACCAGCTCGAGTACGGGACGGACCGGGTTGAAATCCACCGCGATGCGGTCGGGACGGGGCAGCGGGTCATGCTGATTGACGATCTGATCGCGACCGGCGGCACCGCGCTCGCGGGCCTGTCGCTGCTCGGACAGCTCGGCGCGACGGTGGTCGAGGCCTGCTTTGCGATCGATCTTCCGGAACTGGGCGGGCGCCGCCGGCTCGAAGCGGTTGGCTGCAAGACCTACTGCGTGATGGAGTTCGAGGGCCACTGA
- a CDS encoding D-aminoacylase: protein MGSCRAAFAAVVLLSACQTASGPSGTMIINVRIVDGTGSPAASGAVRIVGDTIVAVGAVTPAPGDSVIDGQGMVLAPGFIDTHSHHDWGLLKTPDALGAVSQGITTIVAGNDGGHPMPLAATFDTLVKAGSSINVAFYAGHGSIRSAVMGENFKRHASSTEVDSMAVLLGQELDAGALGLSSGLEYDPGINSDRAEVLTLAKVAARAGGRYISHIRSEDRWFWDAIDEIITIGRDAKLPVQISHMKLAMVPLWGKTDSLFGLLDAARASGIDITADVYPYTYWQSTLQVLFPKRDFANRAEANKILKEISTPEGLLIGDFEANPAYKGKTVAEISKLRNEDPAHTLMGLIREAMVWEKAHPGQGGESVVATSMDEGDIGKLLAWDHTNVCSDGALDGAHPRGFGAFPRVLGKYVREQKVMPLEVAVKKMTSLAAAHVGLTRRGTIAPGQFADLVLFDPATVGDRATPAEPHLVSTGIARVWINGLPVWQDGKTVASRAGRMLKRQAQ from the coding sequence ATGGGTTCATGCCGTGCCGCCTTCGCGGCGGTTGTCCTGTTGTCTGCGTGTCAAACGGCCTCAGGGCCGAGCGGCACGATGATCATCAACGTGCGGATTGTCGACGGAACGGGGTCCCCCGCCGCGTCCGGTGCGGTCCGGATCGTGGGCGACACAATCGTGGCGGTTGGCGCGGTCACGCCGGCCCCGGGCGATTCGGTTATCGATGGCCAAGGCATGGTGCTCGCACCCGGGTTCATCGATACCCACAGTCATCATGATTGGGGTCTGCTGAAGACGCCCGATGCCTTGGGGGCGGTAAGCCAGGGTATCACGACCATTGTGGCCGGTAACGACGGCGGTCATCCAATGCCCCTCGCTGCAACCTTCGACACCCTGGTCAAGGCTGGTTCCTCGATCAACGTGGCGTTCTACGCCGGACATGGCAGCATTCGCTCCGCGGTCATGGGCGAGAACTTCAAGCGTCACGCCAGCTCCACGGAAGTCGATTCAATGGCGGTGCTGCTCGGGCAGGAACTCGACGCCGGCGCCCTCGGCTTGTCGAGCGGGCTTGAGTACGACCCCGGCATCAACTCGGACCGGGCCGAGGTGCTGACGCTTGCCAAGGTTGCCGCCAGAGCAGGCGGACGATACATCAGCCATATCCGGAGCGAGGATCGGTGGTTCTGGGACGCCATCGATGAGATCATCACGATCGGCCGGGATGCCAAACTCCCGGTGCAAATCAGCCATATGAAGCTGGCCATGGTCCCACTCTGGGGAAAAACCGACAGCTTGTTCGGGCTCTTGGACGCCGCCCGGGCCAGCGGCATCGACATTACGGCCGACGTGTATCCGTACACCTATTGGCAGTCCACCCTGCAGGTTCTCTTTCCGAAGCGGGATTTCGCGAACCGGGCCGAGGCCAACAAGATTCTCAAGGAAATCTCGACGCCCGAGGGGCTCTTGATCGGCGACTTCGAAGCCAATCCGGCCTACAAAGGCAAGACGGTGGCTGAGATCTCGAAACTCCGGAACGAAGATCCGGCGCACACGTTGATGGGCCTGATTCGGGAAGCCATGGTCTGGGAAAAGGCTCACCCGGGTCAAGGCGGCGAGAGCGTCGTGGCCACCAGCATGGATGAAGGCGACATCGGCAAGCTCTTGGCGTGGGACCATACCAATGTGTGTTCCGATGGCGCGCTCGACGGCGCCCATCCGCGGGGATTCGGCGCCTTTCCGCGGGTGTTAGGCAAGTACGTTCGGGAGCAAAAGGTCATGCCGCTCGAAGTGGCGGTCAAGAAGATGACCAGTCTGGCGGCGGCGCATGTTGGGCTCACACGCCGGGGAACGATTGCGCCCGGCCAGTTTGCCGACTTGGTTCTGTTCGACCCGGCCACGGTCGGCGACCGGGCCACGCCGGCCGAGCCGCACCTGGTGTCGACCGGCATCGCCCGAGTCTGGATCAACGGCCTTCCGGTCTGGCAGGACGGCAAGACGGTGGCGAGCCGGGCCGGACGAATGCTCAAACGACAGGCCCAATGA
- a CDS encoding S9 family peptidase produces the protein MRWIGVAGLVVVGVAGAGAGWAQGGRQFTPEIALGVVGYAVQDVSEDGRWVAATASSRRDQLGVDHHRDGDPSYLRPASAELWIINSDNGSKSRVFSGPRNVRAVAWSPDGRRLAILVVEGDQVVPVVWDRDGARLNPVRLPAGRFVAENSELRWDRAGTRLLVALRSQDWRKRTADRFREMTAGPVFVQSSDEPFLAWDDLRRQGSVRIVAAIDIRTGHTQELTPEIGIISWHLADDDSSLVYQEDITPKTDYDVIFGTEGRLVSRRDGARSTVLGSTKGLTLVWSRDGRRFAYAKDGRLLLGSIGDTAARQIAGAKETTPAIDTTKVARDRREKERFSPIRLSPDGQELIAGNTEGMWFVETTGGARTMFLATPDSATMAPRYAVVGWSDDRQSVLLSVASRKTWERGFARFDRRTGRLEPTITDGRSYGTPRFSRDGSRGVFTVADGSRPPDLFVASGDLRNATRLVETNPDLRTVSFGKNELIEYLDVDGKRQFGVVYYPPGFEAGKPYPTIFYVYESFFDDRYESIINTLTGAGYVVVQPSVSLETGYPGEGWLKGVTAAANRLIERGIADSARLGVQGISYGGYATNLLVTQTKRFKAAINISGKVDLISFYTDSPRLGVRNVHAAEKSQDRIGATLWQQPQKYLDQSAIMFADRIATPLLLMTGALDANVPADNTREMYYALRRLGKPVAWANYMNGGHGTPATTAADFVDFHHRIVAWYDKYLAANP, from the coding sequence ATGCGGTGGATTGGGGTGGCGGGGTTGGTGGTGGTTGGGGTGGCGGGGGCGGGGGCGGGGTGGGCTCAGGGGGGGCGGCAGTTTACGCCGGAGATTGCGCTTGGTGTGGTGGGGTATGCGGTGCAGGATGTCTCGGAAGATGGTCGCTGGGTGGCGGCAACGGCTTCGAGCCGGCGGGATCAGTTGGGCGTCGATCACCACCGCGATGGCGACCCGTCGTACCTTCGGCCCGCGAGCGCGGAACTCTGGATCATCAATAGCGACAATGGGTCGAAAAGCCGGGTCTTTTCCGGACCCCGAAACGTGAGGGCGGTGGCGTGGTCGCCGGACGGCCGCCGACTCGCCATCCTCGTGGTCGAAGGCGATCAGGTCGTGCCGGTCGTCTGGGACCGGGACGGCGCCCGGTTGAATCCCGTGAGACTTCCCGCCGGCCGATTCGTGGCGGAAAACAGCGAACTCCGCTGGGACCGCGCTGGGACCAGGCTCCTGGTCGCGCTTCGAAGCCAGGATTGGCGAAAACGGACGGCGGACCGCTTTCGGGAGATGACCGCGGGGCCGGTGTTCGTGCAGTCGAGCGACGAGCCGTTCTTGGCCTGGGATGACCTCCGTCGCCAGGGGTCCGTGCGGATCGTGGCGGCCATCGACATCAGAACTGGGCACACCCAGGAACTCACCCCCGAAATCGGGATCATCTCGTGGCACCTGGCTGACGATGACTCGAGTCTGGTCTATCAAGAGGACATTACCCCGAAGACCGACTACGACGTCATCTTCGGCACCGAGGGTCGGCTGGTTTCACGGCGCGACGGCGCCCGGTCAACCGTCCTCGGCTCAACCAAGGGCCTCACCCTGGTCTGGTCCCGGGACGGGCGGCGGTTTGCCTATGCCAAGGACGGCCGGCTGCTACTCGGGTCGATCGGTGATACCGCGGCCCGCCAGATCGCGGGAGCCAAGGAGACGACGCCTGCGATCGATACCACCAAGGTGGCCCGCGACCGCCGAGAGAAGGAGCGCTTCAGCCCGATTCGATTGAGTCCCGACGGTCAGGAGTTGATTGCCGGCAACACCGAGGGGATGTGGTTCGTCGAAACAACCGGGGGCGCCCGGACCATGTTTCTGGCCACGCCGGATTCCGCCACCATGGCCCCGCGATATGCGGTGGTCGGCTGGAGCGATGACCGGCAATCCGTGCTGCTCTCCGTGGCGTCACGCAAAACCTGGGAGCGAGGGTTCGCGCGGTTTGACCGGCGGACCGGGCGGCTCGAGCCCACCATCACGGACGGCCGGAGCTACGGAACCCCTCGCTTCTCTCGCGACGGAAGCCGGGGCGTCTTCACGGTGGCCGATGGAAGCCGACCGCCGGATCTCTTCGTAGCCAGCGGGGATCTCCGAAACGCCACCCGGTTGGTCGAGACCAACCCGGATCTTCGAACGGTGAGCTTTGGGAAAAACGAGCTCATCGAGTACCTCGACGTTGATGGAAAACGCCAGTTCGGCGTGGTCTACTACCCTCCCGGGTTCGAGGCCGGGAAGCCGTATCCGACCATCTTCTATGTCTACGAGTCGTTCTTCGACGATCGGTATGAGTCCATCATCAACACGCTGACCGGGGCGGGCTACGTGGTGGTGCAGCCGTCGGTGAGCCTGGAGACCGGGTACCCGGGCGAGGGGTGGCTCAAGGGGGTCACCGCCGCGGCCAATCGGCTGATTGAACGAGGCATCGCCGACTCGGCGCGGCTCGGCGTCCAAGGCATCAGCTACGGCGGCTATGCCACGAACTTGCTGGTCACCCAGACCAAGCGATTCAAGGCCGCCATCAACATTTCCGGCAAGGTCGATCTCATCAGTTTCTACACTGACTCACCCCGGCTCGGTGTCCGGAACGTCCACGCGGCGGAAAAGAGCCAGGACCGCATCGGCGCCACACTCTGGCAGCAGCCGCAAAAGTACCTCGATCAATCGGCGATCATGTTCGCGGATCGGATTGCGACGCCCTTGCTCCTGATGACCGGTGCGCTCGACGCCAATGTGCCGGCGGACAACACCCGCGAGATGTACTATGCCTTGCGACGGCTGGGGAAACCGGTGGCGTGGGCCAACTACATGAACGGCGGACACGGGACCCCGGCCACGACGGCAGCGGATTTTGTCGACTTCCACCACCGAATCGTGGCGTGGTACGACAAGTATCTCGCGGCCAATCCCTAA
- a CDS encoding alpha/beta hydrolase produces the protein MFIHGAGISSWMWRQQLASLVGFKGLAVELPGHGASRAPWISVPDAADAVARVIKNEVPGGKAHVVGLSLGGVVALQLLAQDPDAIDQMLVSGTLATGIAGARALAGLTALTLPIGKLGPLVRLTAKMMAVPPEDYPSLLADVRRLEAGPLHQMILDVTTFRPPPALAERRHPVLVVAGSKEHRKIRESVGRLVALMPNARGSFISGGVHTWNWQWPDRFNTLVGTWFRDGLVSDVVA, from the coding sequence GTGTTCATTCACGGAGCCGGCATTTCGAGTTGGATGTGGCGGCAGCAGCTTGCGTCACTGGTCGGATTCAAGGGCCTGGCCGTCGAGCTTCCGGGCCACGGGGCCTCACGAGCGCCCTGGATTTCAGTGCCCGACGCGGCCGACGCCGTGGCCAGGGTCATCAAGAACGAGGTGCCCGGAGGCAAAGCGCACGTCGTCGGCCTGAGCCTCGGCGGCGTCGTGGCTCTCCAGTTATTGGCCCAGGACCCCGACGCCATTGACCAGATGCTGGTCAGCGGCACCTTGGCCACTGGAATCGCCGGAGCTCGGGCCCTTGCCGGGCTGACGGCTCTAACGCTCCCCATTGGCAAGCTCGGACCGCTGGTCCGTCTGACGGCGAAGATGATGGCCGTGCCGCCGGAGGACTACCCCAGCTTGCTAGCGGACGTCCGGCGCTTGGAGGCCGGACCACTTCACCAGATGATCCTCGATGTCACGACGTTCCGGCCCCCGCCCGCCCTGGCCGAGCGCCGCCACCCGGTGCTCGTGGTTGCGGGCAGCAAGGAGCACCGGAAGATCCGGGAGAGCGTGGGCCGATTGGTGGCCCTGATGCCGAATGCCCGCGGTAGCTTTATTTCGGGAGGGGTACACACGTGGAACTGGCAGTGGCCCGACCGGTTCAATACCCTGGTTGGGACTTGGTTTCGGGATGGGCTGGTGAGCGACGTTGTCGCCTAA
- a CDS encoding S-methyl-5'-thioadenosine phosphorylase yields the protein MDGWEGAAWQRVTTPWGDPSDELLVGTLGGQAAAFLPRHGRGHRIPPSDLNFRANIAALKQLGVSDVLSLSAVGSLREDLPPGTFVVVDQFVDRTFARAKSFFGPGLVAHVSVADPVCRRLGDLIAGAAQHLNLATVRGGTYLAMEGPQFSTKAESALYRSWGMSVIGMTNMPEAKLAREAELCYATIAMVTDYDCWHPDHAHVTVDQVVGVVLRNAAAAQQLIRTVAPRLTDRPTPCPCGCDRALDSAVMTAPGARDPRLVQQLRGIAGRVL from the coding sequence ATGGACGGGTGGGAGGGGGCCGCCTGGCAACGGGTCACCACCCCGTGGGGTGATCCCTCCGATGAGCTGCTGGTGGGAACCCTGGGCGGCCAAGCCGCGGCGTTTCTGCCTCGTCACGGCCGGGGCCATCGAATTCCGCCTTCAGATCTTAATTTTCGCGCGAACATCGCCGCGCTGAAACAACTGGGCGTTTCCGATGTGCTGAGCCTCTCGGCGGTCGGGTCGCTGCGTGAGGACCTGCCGCCCGGAACGTTCGTGGTGGTCGACCAGTTCGTCGACCGAACCTTTGCCCGCGCCAAGAGTTTCTTTGGCCCCGGGCTGGTGGCCCACGTGTCGGTGGCCGATCCCGTCTGTCGCCGACTCGGCGATCTGATCGCCGGCGCCGCCCAGCACCTGAACCTGGCCACGGTCCGGGGCGGGACCTACCTCGCGATGGAAGGTCCCCAGTTTTCTACCAAAGCGGAATCCGCCCTCTATCGGTCCTGGGGCATGAGCGTCATCGGGATGACCAACATGCCGGAGGCCAAGCTCGCCCGTGAGGCCGAGCTTTGTTATGCGACGATCGCGATGGTCACCGACTACGATTGCTGGCATCCCGACCACGCCCATGTCACGGTCGATCAGGTTGTCGGGGTGGTGCTTCGAAATGCCGCTGCCGCCCAGCAGCTGATTCGGACGGTGGCGCCCCGGCTGACCGACCGGCCAACCCCCTGTCCGTGCGGTTGCGATCGGGCCCTCGACTCGGCGGTGATGACGGCACCCGGTGCGCGGGATCCCAGATTGGTCCAACAACTCCGCGGCATCGCGGGGCGGGTACTGTGA
- a CDS encoding class II aldolase, giving the protein MTDEAERNLVVAAARRTATLGLTHGTSGNVSCRTPDGMLITPSGISYDGLESADVVAMALDGTIAPGGRRRPSSEWRIHARLYQARPDAGAVVHGHSPAASAVACLGRGLPSFHYMIAIAGGDSVPGTGYALFGTEALAALAAAAMRDRWACLLAHHGLLAAGTTLDHAMAVAAEVEFLADLYLRLLPLGEPARLDPEQMRAVIDRFRSYGQPG; this is encoded by the coding sequence ATGACCGATGAAGCTGAACGGAACCTGGTGGTCGCGGCGGCCCGTCGGACCGCCACGCTTGGCCTGACGCACGGCACCTCCGGGAATGTGAGTTGCCGCACCCCCGATGGGATGTTGATCACTCCGTCCGGCATCTCCTACGACGGCCTCGAGTCCGCTGATGTGGTCGCCATGGCGCTCGACGGTACGATCGCCCCCGGCGGGCGTCGTCGTCCGTCGAGCGAGTGGCGGATCCATGCCCGACTCTATCAGGCCCGGCCCGACGCCGGGGCGGTGGTCCACGGGCACTCTCCAGCGGCCTCGGCCGTTGCCTGTCTTGGCCGCGGGCTGCCGTCGTTCCACTACATGATCGCGATCGCGGGCGGTGACTCGGTGCCGGGTACCGGCTACGCCCTCTTCGGCACCGAGGCCTTGGCGGCCTTGGCCGCCGCGGCGATGCGGGATCGTTGGGCCTGCCTGCTGGCCCATCACGGATTGTTGGCCGCGGGAACGACCCTCGACCACGCGATGGCGGTGGCGGCAGAGGTCGAGTTCCTGGCCGACCTATACCTCCGGCTTCTGCCACTCGGCGAGCCGGCCCGGCTCGATCCCGAGCAGATGCGGGCCGTGATCGACCGGTTCCGGTCCTATGGCCAACCGGGCTGA
- a CDS encoding MBL fold metallo-hydrolase — translation MYFRRFYDEQLAQASYLIGCQANGTAIVIDPARSIQPYLEVAAAERFMIVAVTETHIHADFVSGIRELAVATNARTYVSGCGPADWQYEFREASDVTALGDRSVIKIGNITITAVPTPGHTPEHLSFLVTDGAVAEEPIGVITGDFVFVGDVGRPDLLEKATKIANTAEAGARDLYRSLAWFKTLPDYVQIWPGHGAGSACGKGLGAIPQSTVGYERRFNWAFGVESEDEFVRQVLAGQPEPPRYFGRMKQVNRAGAAVLGPLPPVPSLNSAAFKRHLTAGAMVVDTRPSEEFAAGHVPGTINIPLSRNFTTYAGSVLPYDQEICVVLVDATVGEAVARNLRAIGFDRIGGIIEATVVDAWKGRGNTLGTATELTVEQLADGSPVDRLVIDVRNRSEWTAGHMGHATLIPLPELLERLDEIPKDADILFHCQTGSRSTIAASVLRSRGYERVTNLIGGFSAWVGMGGRIER, via the coding sequence ATGTACTTTCGTCGTTTCTACGATGAGCAGCTCGCCCAGGCCAGCTATTTGATCGGCTGCCAGGCCAACGGAACCGCCATCGTGATCGATCCCGCGCGGAGCATTCAGCCGTACCTCGAGGTCGCGGCGGCGGAAAGATTCATGATCGTCGCGGTGACGGAAACCCATATCCACGCCGATTTCGTCTCGGGGATTCGGGAACTGGCCGTGGCCACCAATGCCCGGACCTATGTCAGCGGTTGTGGTCCCGCCGACTGGCAGTACGAGTTTCGGGAGGCGTCGGATGTGACGGCCCTGGGCGATCGGAGCGTCATCAAGATCGGCAACATCACGATCACTGCGGTGCCCACGCCCGGTCATACACCCGAGCACCTGTCGTTCCTGGTGACGGATGGCGCGGTGGCCGAGGAACCGATCGGGGTGATCACCGGCGACTTCGTGTTCGTCGGCGATGTTGGCCGGCCCGACCTGCTGGAGAAGGCGACGAAGATTGCCAACACCGCGGAGGCCGGGGCCCGGGATCTCTATCGAAGCCTGGCCTGGTTCAAGACCCTCCCGGACTACGTCCAAATCTGGCCCGGACATGGCGCCGGGTCGGCCTGCGGCAAGGGACTCGGCGCGATCCCCCAGTCCACGGTCGGTTACGAACGCCGGTTCAACTGGGCGTTCGGGGTCGAGTCTGAAGACGAGTTCGTTCGTCAGGTGTTGGCGGGGCAACCGGAACCGCCCCGGTACTTCGGCCGGATGAAGCAGGTCAATCGGGCCGGCGCCGCGGTGCTCGGCCCGCTCCCGCCGGTGCCGTCGCTCAACTCGGCGGCGTTCAAGCGCCATCTGACCGCAGGTGCGATGGTGGTCGATACTCGGCCGAGTGAGGAATTTGCCGCCGGGCATGTTCCGGGCACCATCAATATTCCACTGTCGAGGAACTTCACGACCTATGCCGGGTCAGTGCTTCCGTATGACCAGGAAATCTGCGTGGTGCTCGTCGATGCTACAGTCGGCGAGGCGGTGGCGCGGAATCTCCGAGCCATCGGCTTCGACCGGATCGGCGGTATCATCGAGGCGACGGTGGTCGACGCGTGGAAGGGCCGCGGCAACACGCTCGGAACCGCGACCGAGCTGACCGTGGAGCAACTGGCGGACGGCTCGCCGGTCGACCGATTGGTGATCGATGTCCGGAATCGATCGGAATGGACGGCAGGGCACATGGGCCATGCGACCCTGATCCCTTTGCCGGAACTGCTGGAACGATTGGACGAGATCCCGAAGGACGCCGATATCCTGTTCCACTGTCAGACCGGCAGCCGGTCGACAATTGCCGCGAGTGTGCTCCGGTCTCGGGGCTACGAGCGGGTCACGAACCTGATCGGCGGCTTCAGCGCCTGGGTCGGGATGGGCGGCCGGATCGAACGTTAG